A portion of the Sphingobacterium spiritivorum genome contains these proteins:
- the mtaB gene encoding tRNA (N(6)-L-threonylcarbamoyladenosine(37)-C(2))-methylthiotransferase MtaB, which yields MNKKVAFYTLGCKLNFSETSSIGRIFKDAGYETTAFNSQADVYVINTCSVTDHADKKCRKVVKEALKYSPNAYITIVGCYAQLKPQEIANIPGVDMVLGAAEKFNIIAHINDLTKQEKTIVHNAPIDETNQFVSAYSIGDRTRTFLKVQDGCDYSCTFCTIPLARGASRSGKIEDIVRQAEEIAASGVKEIVLTGVNIGDFGVRDGERQDRFLDLVKALDEVEGIDRIRISSIEPNLLANDIIEFVAQSKRFVPHFHMPLQSGNNKILGMMRRRYKRELYAERVAKIKSLMPDCCIGVDVIVGFPGETREDFLDTYNFLNEMDISYLHVFTYSERENTIAAQMEGAVPGAQRSDRSKMLHILSEKKRRAFYENQLSKIGDVLFESDEKEGFMHGFSKNYVKVRTAYDPLLVNEVIPVRFTSITETGEVEIEELPEVFIHA from the coding sequence ATGAATAAAAAAGTAGCTTTCTATACCCTCGGATGTAAACTGAATTTTTCGGAGACCTCATCTATTGGGCGTATATTCAAAGATGCCGGCTATGAAACCACAGCTTTCAACAGTCAGGCAGATGTATATGTTATCAATACCTGCTCCGTTACCGATCATGCAGATAAGAAGTGTAGAAAAGTCGTCAAAGAAGCATTGAAGTATTCTCCGAACGCTTATATCACTATTGTTGGTTGCTATGCACAACTGAAACCTCAGGAGATCGCTAATATACCAGGCGTGGATATGGTATTGGGTGCTGCTGAAAAATTCAATATCATAGCGCATATCAATGATCTTACAAAGCAGGAAAAGACGATTGTTCATAATGCACCAATAGATGAAACGAATCAGTTCGTGTCTGCTTATTCTATTGGTGATCGTACGCGAACATTTCTGAAAGTTCAGGATGGTTGTGATTACTCCTGTACATTTTGTACGATTCCACTGGCTCGCGGAGCCAGCAGATCCGGCAAGATTGAGGACATCGTTCGTCAGGCAGAAGAAATCGCAGCGTCAGGAGTAAAAGAAATAGTATTGACGGGTGTCAACATCGGAGATTTTGGTGTCCGAGACGGAGAGCGTCAGGATCGCTTCCTGGATCTGGTAAAGGCACTGGATGAAGTTGAAGGAATAGATCGTATTCGTATTTCGTCTATAGAACCAAATCTGTTGGCAAATGATATTATTGAATTTGTAGCACAATCCAAACGTTTTGTTCCACATTTTCATATGCCGTTACAGTCTGGAAATAATAAAATATTAGGAATGATGCGTCGTCGATATAAGCGTGAATTGTATGCTGAACGTGTCGCTAAAATAAAATCGCTGATGCCGGATTGTTGTATCGGAGTTGATGTGATTGTGGGTTTTCCCGGCGAAACCCGCGAGGATTTCCTGGATACGTACAACTTTCTGAATGAGATGGATATTTCGTATCTGCATGTGTTTACATATTCAGAACGTGAAAATACGATTGCAGCACAGATGGAAGGTGCTGTACCGGGAGCACAGCGTAGTGATCGCAGTAAAATGTTACATATCCTTTCTGAAAAAAAGCGCCGGGCATTTTATGAAAATCAATTGAGTAAAATCGGAGATGTCCTGTTTGAAAGTGATGAAAAAGAAGGTTTCATGCACGGCTTCTCCAAAAATTATGTAAAAGTGCGTACGGCATATGATCCTCTTCTGGTCAATGAAGTGATTCCGGTAAGATTCACTTCGATTACAGAGACGGGAGAGGTGGAAATAGAAGAATTACCAGAAGTATTTATTCACGCCTAA
- a CDS encoding EamA family transporter — translation MEKLKGAIAVFLGASSFGILSTFVKKAYAQNFTLAEVIGMQVLFGMVILWAIYFGVRIFNKARLDKYPKKTKVWTILISGFSTGLVSILYYKCVSLVPASLAIVLLMQYIWIGALIEFILFRSKPSRKQAIGIVVILLSTLLATGLLDKGIASFDLVGIGYGLLAATGYASFLIVNGRVGNDYPPIQKSGLMVTGSCILIFILFRPFSLFTGELGDGIWYFGLILSVFGTVLPPLLFAYGIPKIGVSLSSILSAAELPVAVCMSYFVLTEPVTLLQWIGVVIILLIVVWMNLNKEKVTETA, via the coding sequence ATGGAAAAATTAAAGGGTGCTATAGCAGTTTTTTTAGGAGCAAGTAGTTTTGGTATATTATCCACCTTTGTGAAAAAGGCATATGCTCAAAACTTTACACTGGCAGAGGTAATCGGTATGCAGGTACTTTTCGGAATGGTGATTTTGTGGGCTATTTACTTTGGGGTGAGAATATTCAATAAAGCCAGATTGGATAAATATCCGAAGAAGACCAAAGTCTGGACAATATTAATCAGTGGTTTTTCGACTGGTCTGGTCAGTATTCTATATTATAAATGTGTATCTCTCGTACCGGCTTCACTGGCTATTGTTTTACTGATGCAGTATATCTGGATCGGTGCATTGATAGAATTTATTCTTTTCCGTTCCAAGCCATCCCGAAAACAGGCTATCGGAATAGTTGTCATTCTTCTCAGTACTTTATTAGCAACAGGTCTGCTCGATAAAGGAATTGCATCTTTTGATCTGGTAGGGATAGGGTACGGATTGCTTGCGGCTACAGGGTATGCATCTTTCCTTATCGTCAACGGACGTGTCGGAAACGATTATCCGCCCATCCAGAAAAGTGGCCTGATGGTAACCGGATCATGTATATTGATCTTTATTCTTTTTCGTCCCTTTTCCTTATTTACAGGGGAATTGGGCGACGGGATTTGGTACTTTGGATTGATTCTCTCTGTATTCGGAACGGTATTACCTCCTCTCCTGTTTGCTTACGGCATACCTAAGATCGGAGTTTCTCTGAGCAGTATTTTAAGTGCTGCAGAGCTACCTGTAGCTGTGTGTATGTCTTACTTCGTATTGACCGAACCCGTCACTTTACTTCAATGGATCGGAGTCGTGATCATACTTTTGATCGTAGTATGGATGAATCTCAATAAAGAGAAGGTTACTGAAACAGCCTGA
- a CDS encoding C40 family peptidase, which translates to MKRICSYLAFSVCLVFLVLSSCSSKKKVLVGGGYKGEGRTNGVLSDASSARGVDLTGSNLENYAKLLNVSVRDLNNRYLYGFINDWMGSPHRLGGQTKSGIDCSGFVGILYKDVYGKIIPRTSRDMGALVNNKKESQLKEGDLVFFSFGGGAIDHVGVYLHNHKFVHVSTRKGVIISDLTDSWYAKYFTGAGPIKL; encoded by the coding sequence ATGAAGCGAATATGCTCTTACTTAGCTTTTTCAGTATGTCTTGTTTTCTTAGTCCTCTCATCCTGTTCCAGTAAAAAGAAAGTATTGGTAGGTGGTGGCTACAAAGGAGAAGGTCGTACAAATGGTGTATTATCAGATGCCAGTTCGGCAAGAGGAGTTGATCTGACGGGTTCTAATCTGGAAAATTATGCCAAATTGTTAAATGTAAGTGTCAGAGATCTCAACAACCGCTATCTCTATGGATTTATTAATGACTGGATGGGAAGTCCGCATCGTTTGGGAGGACAGACCAAGAGTGGAATAGACTGTTCCGGTTTTGTGGGAATTCTTTATAAAGATGTGTACGGTAAGATAATTCCCCGTACCTCAAGAGACATGGGAGCACTTGTAAACAATAAGAAAGAAAGTCAGCTCAAAGAAGGAGATCTTGTGTTTTTTTCCTTTGGGGGAGGAGCGATAGACCATGTTGGCGTATATCTTCACAATCATAAATTTGTACATGTATCTACCCGAAAGGGAGTAATTATTTCAGATCTTACGGATTCATGGTATGCAAAATATTTTACCGGAGCTGGTCCGATTAAATTATAA
- a CDS encoding nucleoside permease, which yields MSIKFRLTIMNFIQFFVWGAWLITIANFWFGTKQWDGTQFGAIFATMGIASLFMPTLIGIIADRWVNAERLYCILHILYGAILFYLPQVDNPGSFFYVMLAAMCCYMPTLALSNSIAYTALIKNNYDLVKSFPPIRVWGTVGFIAAMWIVNLSGNKATAIQFYIAGTAAIALGLYALTLPKNTPQKLIKENATWMQTFGLEAFKLFGNYKMALFFIFSMFLGGALQLTNAYGDVYIDEFKFFPKYAELLVVKYSTIIMSISQISETLFILAIPFFLKRFGIKKVMLISMVAWVLRFGLFAYGNPQDGLWMIILSCIVYGMAFDFFNISGSLFVETSTDSKIRSSAQGLFMMMTNGFGAVLGSLISGWVIDHYFTMSFQDISQLATFLQSEVTNIHFVAFLKDKGVAISATGAFEKPLHLKDWHHIWLAFSAYTLVIAILFALLFKHKHDPKQLEKTYH from the coding sequence ATGTCTATTAAATTTAGATTGACCATTATGAACTTCATACAATTCTTTGTGTGGGGAGCATGGTTAATAACAATAGCAAACTTTTGGTTTGGCACTAAACAGTGGGATGGTACACAGTTCGGAGCCATATTTGCGACGATGGGAATCGCTTCTTTATTTATGCCTACACTGATTGGAATCATAGCAGACCGATGGGTGAATGCAGAGCGACTTTACTGTATACTTCACATTTTATATGGAGCTATCTTATTCTATCTTCCTCAGGTAGATAATCCGGGCTCCTTTTTTTATGTCATGTTAGCAGCCATGTGTTGCTATATGCCTACACTGGCACTTTCCAATTCTATTGCCTATACTGCTTTAATCAAGAACAACTATGATCTTGTCAAAAGCTTCCCTCCTATCCGTGTGTGGGGAACAGTTGGATTTATAGCAGCTATGTGGATCGTCAACCTGTCAGGTAATAAAGCCACTGCCATCCAGTTTTATATTGCAGGCACTGCGGCTATAGCACTTGGACTATATGCACTGACATTGCCTAAAAACACACCCCAGAAGCTTATCAAAGAAAATGCAACATGGATGCAGACTTTTGGACTGGAAGCATTTAAGCTATTCGGAAATTATAAGATGGCTTTATTCTTTATCTTCTCGATGTTTCTGGGTGGTGCTTTACAACTAACCAATGCCTATGGAGATGTGTACATCGATGAATTCAAGTTTTTTCCTAAATATGCTGAATTACTGGTCGTAAAATACTCTACGATTATTATGTCTATCTCTCAGATTTCGGAGACTTTATTTATTCTGGCCATTCCATTCTTCTTAAAACGATTCGGAATCAAAAAGGTCATGCTGATTTCTATGGTAGCATGGGTACTGCGTTTCGGCCTTTTTGCCTACGGAAATCCTCAGGATGGATTATGGATGATTATTCTTTCCTGTATTGTGTACGGTATGGCCTTTGATTTCTTCAACATTTCAGGCTCTCTGTTTGTCGAAACTTCTACCGATTCCAAAATCCGTTCTTCGGCGCAGGGATTGTTTATGATGATGACAAATGGTTTTGGAGCAGTATTAGGAAGTCTGATCTCCGGTTGGGTGATCGACCATTACTTTACGATGTCTTTTCAGGATATCAGTCAGCTTGCTACTTTTCTGCAATCAGAAGTAACGAATATACATTTTGTAGCCTTTTTAAAAGATAAAGGTGTCGCTATATCCGCTACAGGGGCATTCGAGAAACCGTTACATCTTAAGGACTGGCATCATATATGGCTGGCTTTTTCTGCTTATACGCTTGTTATTGCTATATTATTCGCTTTACTATTCAAGCATAAGCATGACCCGAAACAATTAGAGAAAACGTACCATTAA
- a CDS encoding bifunctional nuclease family protein, with protein MKKINLDIVGLSYSQTQSGAYALVLGEVGGNRRLPIIIGGFEAQAIAVEIEKMTPSRPLTHDLFKAFADAYAITLQEVIIYNLIDGIFFAKLICSDGEKISEIDARTSDAIALAVRFDAPIFTYEFIMASAGIVIESNDFAFLENIESVEAAKAPQEPRKEIPTPQKKSPYSSLSDEQLEAALEKAIADEQYETAAAIRDEITYRKSSS; from the coding sequence ATGAAGAAAATCAATTTAGATATCGTAGGACTTTCATATAGTCAGACGCAATCAGGTGCCTATGCGCTTGTGCTGGGAGAAGTTGGTGGCAATAGAAGACTACCTATTATCATTGGAGGTTTTGAAGCACAGGCTATAGCTGTAGAAATTGAAAAAATGACCCCCAGTCGTCCTCTGACACATGATCTTTTCAAAGCATTTGCTGATGCTTACGCGATCACTTTGCAGGAAGTAATTATCTATAATCTTATTGACGGTATTTTTTTTGCCAAACTGATCTGTAGTGATGGCGAAAAAATCTCTGAGATTGATGCCCGTACGTCTGATGCAATTGCCTTAGCGGTACGTTTTGATGCACCAATCTTTACCTATGAATTTATTATGGCTTCTGCCGGTATAGTGATTGAAAGTAATGATTTTGCATTTTTGGAAAATATTGAAAGTGTAGAAGCCGCCAAAGCTCCTCAGGAACCCCGTAAAGAGATTCCAACTCCTCAAAAAAAATCACCTTACAGTTCACTTTCTGATGAACAGTTAGAAGCAGCTTTAGAAAAAGCAATTGCAGACGAACAATATGAGACCGCAGCTGCAATCCGTGACGAAATCACCTATAGAAAATCTTCATCTTAG